The Anolis carolinensis isolate JA03-04 chromosome 2, rAnoCar3.1.pri, whole genome shotgun sequence genome has a window encoding:
- the LOC134296982 gene encoding zinc finger protein 501-like yields MEGQVHEDENCGKLSVAPWEMTPCVMGKEEFGSQKGLERRGKNEEKKDNSAAPHGEALAKESSQVTCPICGRVCKCKAQFEIHFRVHTGEKPYGCNECGKSFSRHERLHSHRRTHTGEKPFRCAECGKGFVDSGACVKHQRTHTGEKPYKCEECGKSFGRHERLHLHRRVHTGEKPYRCAECGKGFVDSGACARHERTHAGEKPYTCGDCGKSFGDSGAYTRHQRTHTGEKPYTCKDCGKGFGDSGACVRHQRTHTGEKPYTCAECGKSFGDSGACANHQRTHTGVKPYQCTECGKSFSQRGNLQSHQRTHTGEKPYKCTECGKSFRDSAACHKHQRTHTGEKPYKCAQCGKSFSRHDHLHSHQRAHAEAEAYHCMECGKSFHTFGNATPPQESPKEEEEQFGFT; encoded by the exons ATGGAAG GTCAAGTGCATGAGGATGAAAACTGTGGGAAGCTAAGTGTGGCACCGTGGGAAATGACTCCATGTGTCATGGGAAAAGAGGAATTCGGGAGTCAGAAAGGACTGGAAAGACGAGGAAAGAACGAGGAGAAGAAGGACAACTCGGCGGCCCCTCACGgagaagccctggccaaagaGTCCAGCCAGGTGACGTGCCCGATCTGCGGGAGAGTGTGCAAATGCAAAGCCCAGTTCGAGATCCACTTCCGCgtccacacgggggagaagccctacgGATGCAACGAatgcgggaagagcttcagtcggcACGAGCGCCTCCACTCGCACCGCCGgacccacaccggggagaagccgtTCCGGTGCGCGGAGTGCGGGAAGGGCTTCGTCGACAGCGGGGCGTGCGTCAAGCACCAGcggacccacacgggggagaagccctacaagtgcgaggagtgcgggaagagcttcgGTCGGCACGAGCGCCTCCACTTGCACCGGCGGgtccacaccggggagaagccgtACCGATGCGCCGAGTGCGGGAAGGGCTTCGTCGACAGCGGGGCGTGCGCTCGGCATGAAAGAACGCACGCGGGGGAGAAACCGTACACTTGCGGAGACTGCGGGAAGAGTTTCGGCGACAGCGGGGCCTATACGAGACATCAGcggacccacacgggggagaagccgtACACGTGCAAGGACTGCGGGAAAGGCTTCGGCGACAGCGGAGCGTGCGTTCggcatcaaaggacccacacgggggagaagccgtACACGTGCGCTGAATGCGGGAAGAGTTTCGGTGACAGCGGAGCGTGCGCGAACCACCAACGGACCCACACCGGCGTGAAGCCGTACCAGTGCAccgagtgcggaaagagcttcagccaGCGTGGAAATCTGCAATCACaccaaagaacccacacaggagagaaaccgtaTAAGTGTACtgagtgcgggaagagcttccGCGACAGTGCGGCATGCCATAAACACCAGAGAacgcacactggggagaagccgtaCAAGTGTGCgcagtgtgggaagagcttcagtcggcACGATCATCTCCACTCGCACCAGAGGGCTCACGCAGAAGCGGAAGCCTACCATTGTATGGAATGCGGGAAGAGCTTCCACACTTTCGGGAATGCGACACCACCCCAAGAAAGccccaaagaggaggaggagcagttTGGCTTTACATAG